The DNA window AAGCTCAAAGACTTCGCGCAAATTGTTTCCGAGGCCCAGCGTGGCGAACTGGTCTTCCCCACCAGCGTCAACGCGGCCCTGTCGCTGCAGATGACGCTGGCCGATCCGGACTGCCACGACGAGAACGTGATCCGCAAGCTGCTGGCCGAGCCGATCCTCGCGGCGCGCGCGGTGGCGCTCGCCAACTCGGCCGTGTTCCGGTCGAACGGGGCGGCGCTGGCCACCGGTGTGCGCACCGCCGTGATGCGGCTGGGCTACCGCAACCTGTATTCGCTGACGGCGGCCATGGTGGTGCGCCAGTTCGGCGCCCGCATCCGCGATCCGCAACTGCGCATCCGCGCCGAGCAATTATGGAAGTACACAGCCCACGTGGCGGCACTGGCCTATGTGATCGCCGGCCGCATCACGCGCGTCGAGCCGGATACCGCGCTGTTCGCGGGCATCATGCACGAGGTGGGTGGTTTCTACCTGCTGGGGCGTGCCGATGCGATTCCCGGCCTGCTCGACGATCCGGAAGACTGGATGGGCGCCGCGCAGGAAATCATCGCGCGCGAAATCATGAAGAAGCTGCAGGTGCCGGAGCCGGTGGCGCTGGCAATCGTGTCGCTGCGCGGCGGCGCCGTGGGCATTCCGCCGGAAGGCCTGCGCGATACGCTGCTGGTGGCGCGTTACCTGTGCCCCGTGCCGTCGCCCTTGCCGCAGCCACAGGATCACGTGCTGGCGCGCACCGCCGCACTGGCCAGTTATATCGAAGAGCATCCGCAGGTTGCCGCGCTGCTGGACGAAGCGGCCGGGCAGGCCAAGTCGATGAGCGCGGCGCTGCTGGTGTAACGGAGGCGGTCCGGGGCCGCGTCGTTCAGGCGCGCGTCTGTTCCAGGATTTTTACCAGCGACTCGATGCCGCGCGCATCGACGTCGTCGAAGCGGTTCGGCAGCGGGCTGTCCAGATCGAACACGCCGGCCACCTGGCCGCCCACGAAGACCGGCACCACCAGTTCCGAACGGGACGCCGCATCGCAGGCGATATGGCCGGGGAATGCGTGCACGTCGGCCACCACCACCGATTCACCCTTCTCGACGGTCGTGCCGCACACGCCGCGGCCGCGCTTGATGCGGATGCAGGCCGGCTTGCCCTGGAACGGGCCCAGCACCAGC is part of the Pseudoduganella lutea genome and encodes:
- a CDS encoding HDOD domain-containing protein — its product is MEKLKDFAQIVSEAQRGELVFPTSVNAALSLQMTLADPDCHDENVIRKLLAEPILAARAVALANSAVFRSNGAALATGVRTAVMRLGYRNLYSLTAAMVVRQFGARIRDPQLRIRAEQLWKYTAHVAALAYVIAGRITRVEPDTALFAGIMHEVGGFYLLGRADAIPGLLDDPEDWMGAAQEIIAREIMKKLQVPEPVALAIVSLRGGAVGIPPEGLRDTLLVARYLCPVPSPLPQPQDHVLARTAALASYIEEHPQVAALLDEAAGQAKSMSAALLV
- a CDS encoding GAF domain-containing protein, which encodes MTFSLSDTAYRTDSREAKETMYADLRSQLTGLLHGETDWIANTANFSSLVFNTMPDLNWAGFYFLPTPDELVLGPFQGKPACIRIKRGRGVCGTTVEKGESVVVADVHAFPGHIACDAASRSELVVPVFVGGQVAGVFDLDSPLPNRFDDVDARGIESLVKILEQTRA